A region of Sesamum indicum cultivar Zhongzhi No. 13 linkage group LG7, S_indicum_v1.0, whole genome shotgun sequence DNA encodes the following proteins:
- the LOC105166880 gene encoding protein HEADING DATE 3A, with amino-acid sequence MPRDRDPLVVGRVVGDVLDPFTRSVGLRVIYSSREVSNGCEFRPSQVLNQPRVDVGGDDLRTFFTLVMVDPDAPSPSDPSLREYLHWLVTDIPATTGASFGQEIVCYENPRPSMGIHRFVFVLFRQLGRQTVYAPGWRQNFNTRDFAELYNLGSPVAAVYYNCQRESGTGGRRR; translated from the exons ATGCCAAGGGACAGAGACCCTCTGGTGGTGGGGAGAGTGGTGGGGGATGTGTTGGATCCATTCACAAGATCAGTGGGACTTAGGGTTATTTACAGCAGCAGAGAAGTGAGCAATGGGTGTGAGTTTAGGCCCTCCCAAGTACTCAACCAACCCAGGGTTGATGTTGGAGGGGATGACCTCCGCACCTTCTTCACTCTG GTTATGGTGGACCCTGATGCTCCAAGCCCTAGTGATCCCAGTCTCAGAGAATACTTACACTG GTTGGTAACTGATATTCCTGCAACAACTGGCGCATCCTTTG GTCAGGAGATTGTGTGCTATGAGAATCCTCGGCCGTCGATGGGGATACACCGTTTCGTCTTCGTGCTGTTCCGACAGCTGGGGCGACAGACGGTGTATGCACCGGGATGGCGTCAGAATTTCAACACTAGGGACTTTGCGGAGCTCTACAATCTCGGCTCTCCAGTGGCCGCCGTCTACTATAATTGCCAAAGGGAGAGTGGCACCGGCGGGAGAAGACGATga